A single window of Silurus meridionalis isolate SWU-2019-XX chromosome 11, ASM1480568v1, whole genome shotgun sequence DNA harbors:
- the LOC124393120 gene encoding mucin-12-like isoform X28, whose protein sequence is MWCCKRLWLLLIALVHILDVRALGVWNRRPAQDWYSVDVKMGLDQTQGSSFLPDGGHNSTARRDESKANAGALQNSVVSHAGLSSSDALGTGFSGQSENIFNTIQGFQTQNVGLCAQSTSDQDVPTPEIQTSHGVQSFGMSNHQGLPSPCGGSQTGPAFIVTQQTSENAMSSGSMLGTSSFTNGYQTQGLTGYGLFQGLVSQFGSSQTQPGTNQLSFAPASTVTQQVTDSATTGGSSSFSIPSSPSGSQSPSAYWLSLGLSSPYGGFQTQPGTNQLGSVPASTVTQQVTDSATTGGSPSGSQSSTGYGLFQGLVSQFGSSQTQPGTNQLSSAPASTVTQQVTDSATTGGSPSGSQSSTGYGLFQGLVSQFGSSQTQPGTNQLSSAPASTVTQQVTDSATTGGSPSGSQSPSAYWLSLGLSSPYGGFQTQPGTNQLGSVPASTVTQQVTDSATTGDSPSGSQSSTGYGLFQGLVSQFGSSQTQPGTNQLSSAPASTVTQQVTDSATTGGSPSGSQSSTGYGLFQGLVSQFGSSQTQPGTNQLSSAPASTVTQQVTDSATTGGSSSFSIPSSPSGSQSPSAYWLSLGLSSPYGGFQTQPGTNQLSFAPASTVTQQVTDSATTGGSPSGSQSPSAYWLSLGLSSPYGGFQTQPGTNQLSSAPASTVTQQVTDSATTGGSPSGSQSSTGYGLFQGLVSQFGSSQTQPGTNQLSSAPASTVTQQVTDSATTGGSSSFSIPSSPSGSQSPSAYWLSLGLSSPYVGFQTQPGTNQLGSVPASTVTQQVTDSAPTGGSPSGSQSSTGYGLFQGLVSQFGSSQTQPGTNQLSSAPALTVTQQSAETGPSISPPVSVSSSLSGSQSPSAYWLSLGLSSPYGGFQTQPGTNQLASVPASTVTQQVTDSATTGGSSSFSISSSPSGSQSSTGYGLFQGLVNQFGSTQTQPGTNQLSSAPASTVTQQSAETGPSISPPVSLSSSLSGSHSPSAYWLSLGLSSPYGGFQTQPGTNQLSSAPASTVTQQVTDSATTGGSPSGSQSSTGYGLFQGLSSHDGGFQTQPGTNQLSSAPASTVTQQVTDSATTGGSSSFSIPSSPSGSQSSTGYGLFQGLVSQFGSSQTQQGTNQLSSAPASTVTQQSAESGPSISPPVSLSSSLSGSQSPSAYWLSLGLSSPFGGFQTQPGTNQLGSVPASTVTQQVTDSAPTGGSPSGSQSSTGYGLFQGLVSQFGSSQTQPGTNQLSFAPASTVTQQVTDSATTGGSSSFSIPSSPSGSQSPSAYWLSLGLSSPYGGFQTQPGTNQLGSVPASTVTQQVTDSATTGDSPSGSQSSTGYGLFQGLVSQFGSSQTQPGTNQLSSAPALTVTQQVTDSATTGGSPSGSQSPSAYWLSLGLSSPYGGFQTQPGTNQLGSVPASTVTQQVTDSATTGGSSSFSIPSSPSGSQSPSAYWLSLGLSSPYGGFQTQPGTNQLGSVPASTVTQQVTDSATTGDSPSGSQSSTGYGLFQGLVSQFGSSQTQPGTNQLSSAPASTVTQQVTDSATTGGSPSGSQSSTGYGLFQGLVSQFGSSQTQPGTNQLSFAPASTVTQQVTDSATTGGSSSFSIPSSPSGSQSPSAYWLSLGLSSPYGGFQTQPGTNQLGSVPASTVTQQVTDSATTGGSPSGSQSSTGYGLFQGLVSQFGSSQTQPGTNQLSSAPASTVTQQVTDSATTGGSSSFSIPSSPSGSQSPSAYWLSLGLSSPYGGFQTQPGTNQLGSVPASTVTQQVTDSATTGGSPSGSQSPSAYWLSLGLSSPYGGFQTQPGTNQLGSVPASTVTQQVTDSATTGGSPSGSQSSTGYGLFQGLVSQFGSSQTQPGTNQLSFAPASTVTQQVTDSATTGGSSSFSIPSSPSGSQSPSAYWLSLGLSSPYGGFQTQPGTNQLGSVPASTVTQQVTDSATTGGSPSGSQSSTGYGLFQGLVSQFGSSQTQPGTNQLSSAPASTVTQQVTDSATTGGSPSGSQSSTGYGLFQGLVSQFGSSQTQPGTNQLSSAPASTVTQQVTDSATTGGSPSGSQSSTGYGLFQGLVSQFGSSQTQPGTNQLSSAPASTVTQQVTDSATTGGSSSFSIPSSPSGSQSPSAYWLSLGLSSPYGGFQTQPGTNQLSSAPASTVTQQVTDSATTGGSSSFSIPSSPSGSQSSTGYGLFQGLSSPYGGFQTQPGTNQLSSAPASTVTQQVTDSATTGGSPSGSQSSTGYGLFQGLSSHDGGFQTQPGTNQLSSAPASTVTQQVTDSATTGGSSSFSIPSSPSGSQSSTGYGLFQGLVSQFGSSQTQQGTNQLSSAPASTVTQQSAESGPSISPPVSLSSSLSGSQSPSAYWLSLGLSSPFGGFQTQPGTNQLGSVPASTVTQQVTDSATTGGSSSFSISSSPSGSQSSTGYGLFQGLVNQFGSTQTQPGTNQLSSAPASTVTQQSAETGPSISPPVSLSSSLSGSQSSTGYGLFQGLSSHDGGFQTQPGTNQLSSAPASTVTQQVTDSSTTGGSSSFSIPSSPSGSQSPSAYWLSLGLSSPYGGFQTQPGTNQLGSVPASTVTQQVTDSGTTGGSPSGSQSSSGYGLFQGLVSQSGSSQTQPGTNQLSSVPALTVTQQSVESGPSISPPVSLSSSLSGSQSPSAYWLSLGLSSPYGGFQTQQGTNQLSSAPASTVTQQVTGSATTGGSPSGSQSSTGYGLSQQGTNYLGSVTALTSSSASSAFQSQTLSQEQSHNVQQLGTFNQMLPAFWFGHQSCKNNVFSGSSNISKLTSH, encoded by the exons ATGTGGTGCTGCAAAAG GCTCTGGTTACTCTTAATTGCTTTAGTTCACATACTGGATGTAAGGGCACTTGGAG TGTGGAACAGAAGGCCTGCACAGGATTGGTACAGTGTTGATGTAAAGATGGGTCTTGATCAGACTCAAGGAAGCAGTTTCCTTCCTGATGGTGGCCACAACTCCACAGCCAGGAGGGATGAAAGTAAAGCCAATGCTGGAGCTTTGCAAAATAGTGTAGTCTCTCATGCAGGCTTATCTTCATCAGATGCCCTGGGAACTGGATTTTCTGGTCAGTCAGAGAATATATTTAACACCATTCAAGGCTTCCAAACTCAGAATGTTGGTTTGTGTGCTCAATCCACATCTGATCAGGATGTTCCAACCCCTGAGATTCAGACCAGCCATGGGGTTCAATCTTTTGGCATGTCAAACCATCAAGGGCTTCCAAGCCCATGTGGTGGTAGTCAAACAGGCCCTGCCTTTATTGTGACTCAGCAGACCTCAGAAAATGCAATGTCCAGTGGTTCAATGCTTGGTACATCAAGCTTTACCAATGGTTATCAAACCCAAGGCTTGACTGGCTATGGACTGTTTCAAGGGCTTGTGAGCCAGTTTGGTAGTTCCCagacacagccaggcacaaatcaaCTGAGTTTTGCTCCTGCTTCAACTGTGACCCAGCAGGTAACTGACAGTGCTACAACAGGAGGCTCCTCTAGTTTCAGCATCCCAAGCTCtcctagtggttctcaaagccCCTCTGCCTATTGGCTTTCCCTAGGCCTTTCCAGCCCATATGGTGGTTTCCagacacagccaggcacaaatcaaCTGGGCTCTGTTCCTGCTTCAACTGTGACCCAGCAGGTAACTGACAGTGCTACAACAGGAGGCTCtcctagtggttctcaaagctcAACTGGCTATGGACTGTTTCAAGGACTTGTGAGCCAGTTTGGTAGTTCCCagacacagccaggcacaaatcaactgagttctgctcctgcttcaactgtgacccagcaggtaactgacagtgctacaacaggaggctctcctagtggttctcaaagctcAACTGGTTATGGACTGTTTCAAGGACTTGTGAGCCAGTTTGGTAGTTCCCagacacagccaggcacaaatcaaCTGAGTTCTGCTCCTGCTTCAACTGTGACCCAGCAGGTAACTGACAGTGCTACAACAGGAG gctctcctagtggttctcaaagccCCTCTGCCTATTGGCTTTCCCTAGGCCTTTCCAGCCCTTATGGTGGTTTCCagacacagccaggcacaaatcaaCTGGGCTCTGTTCCTGCTTCAACTGTGACCCAGCAGGTAACTGACAGTGCTACAACAGGAGACTCtcctagtggttctcaaagctcAACTGGCTATGGACTGTTTCAAGGACTTGTGAGCCAGTTTGGTAGTTCCCagacacagccaggcacaaatcaactgagttctgctcctgcttcaactgtgacccagcaggtaactgacagtgctacaacaggaggctctcctagtggttctcaaagctcAACTGGTTATGGACTGTTTCAAGGACTTGTGAGCCAGTTTGGTAGTTCCCagacacagccaggcacaaatcaaCTGAGTTCTGCTCCTGCTTCAACTGTGACCCAGCAGGTAACTGACAGTGCTACAACAGGAG GCTCCTCTAGTTTCAGCATCCCAAGCTCtcctagtggttctcaaagccCCTCTGCCTATTGGCTTTCCCTAGGCCTTTCCAGCCCATATGGTGGCTTCCagacacagccaggcacaaatcaactgagttttgctcctgcttcaactgtgacccagcaggtaactgacagtgctacaacaggaggctctcctagtggttctcaaagccCCTCTGCCTATTGGCTTTCCCTAGGCCTTTCCAGCCCTTATGGTGGTTTCCagacacagccag gcacaaatcaaCTGAGTTCTGCTCCTGCTTCAACTGTGACCCAGCAGGTAACTGACAGTGCTACAACAGGAG GCTCtcctagtggttctcaaagctcAACTGGTTATGGACTGTTTCAAGGACTTGTGAGCCAGTTTGGTAGTTCCCagacacagccaggcacaaatcaactgagttctgctcctgcttcaactgtgacccagcaggtaactgacagtgctacaacaggag GCTCCTCTAGTTTCAGCATCCCAAGCTCtcctagtggttctcaaagccCCTCTGCCTATTGGCTTTCCCTAGGCCTTTCCAGCCCTTATGTTGGTTTCCAGACACAGCCAGGAACAAATCAACTGGGCTCTGTTCCTGCTTCAACTGTGACCCAGCAGGTAACTGACAGTGCTCCAACAGGAGGCTCtcctagtggttctcaaagctcAACTGGCTATGGACTGTTTCAAGGACTTGTGAGCCAGTTTGGTAGTTCCCagacacagccaggcacaaatcaaCTGAGTTCTGCTCCTGCTTTAACTGTGACCCAACAGTCTGCTGAGACTGGACCATCCATTAGCCCTCCTGTTTCAGTGTCCTCCAGTTTGAGTGGTTCTCAAAGCCCCTCTGCCTATTGGCTTTCCCTAGGCCTTTCCAGCCCATATGGTGGTTTCCagacacagccaggcacaaatcaaCTGGCCTCTGTTCCTGCTTCAACTGTGACCCAGCAGGTAACTGACAGTGCTACAACAGGAGGCTCCTCTAGTTTCAGCATCTCCAGCTCtcctagtggttctcaaagctcAACTGGCTATGGACTGTTTCAAGGACTTGTGAACCAGTTTGGTAGTACCCagacacagccaggcacaaatcaaCTGAGTTCTGCTCCTGCTTCAACTGTGACCCAACAGTCTGCTGAGACTGGACCATCCATTAGCCCTCCTGTTTCATTGTCCTCCAGTTTGAGTGGTTCTCACAGCCCCTCTGCCTATTGGCTTTCCCTAGGCCTTTCCAGCCCATATGGTGGTTTCCagacacagccaggcacaaatcaactgagttctgctcctgcttcaactgtgacccagcaggtaactgacagtgctacaacaggaggctctcctagtggttctcaaagctcAACTGGCTATGGACTGTTTCAAGGACTTTCCAGCCATGATGGTGGTTTCCagacacagccaggcacaaatcaaCTGAGTTCTGCTCCTGCTTCAACTGTGACCCAGCAGGTAACTGACAGTGCTACAACAGGAGGCTCCTCTAGTTTCAGCATCCCAAGCTCtcctagtggttctcaaagctcAACTGGCTATGGACTGTTTCAAGGACTTGTGAGCCAGTTTGGTAGTTCCCAGACACAGCAAGGCACAAATCAACTGAGTTCTGCTCCTGCTTCAACTGTAACCCAACAGTCTGCTGAGAGTGGACCATCCATTAGCCCTCCTGTTTCATTGTCCTCCAGTTTGAGTGGGTCTCAAAGCCCCTCTGCCTATTGGCTTTCCCTAGGCCTTTCCAGCCCATTTGGTGGTTTCCAGACACAGCCAGGAACAAATCAACTGGGCTCTGTTCCTGCTTCAACTGTGACCCAGCAGGTAACTGACAGTGCTCCAACAGGAGGCTCtcctagtggttctcaaagctcAACTGGCTATGGACTGTTTCAAGGACTTGTGAGCCAGTTTGGTAGTTCCCagacacagccaggcacaaatcaaCTGAGTTTTGCTCCTGCTTCAACTGTGACCCAGCAGGTAACTGACAGTGCTACAACAGGAGGCTCCTCTAGTTTCAGCATCCCAA gctctcctagtggttctcaaagccCCTCTGCCTATTGGCTTTCCCTAGGCCTTTCCAGCCCTTATGGTGGTTTCCagacacagccaggcacaaatcaaCTGGGCTCTGTTCCTGCTTCAACTGTGACCCAGCAGGTAACTGACAGTGCTACAACAGGAGACTCtcctagtggttctcaaagctcAACTGGCTATGGACTGTTTCAAGGACTTGTGAGCCAGTTTGGTAGTTCCCagacacagccaggcacaaatcaactgagttctgctcctgctttaactgtgacccagcaggtaactgacagtgctacaacaggaggctctcctagtggttctcaaagccCCTCTGCCTATTGGCTTTCCCTAGGCCTTTCCAGCCCTTATGGTGGTTTCCagacacagccaggcacaaatcaaCTGGGCTCTGTTCCTGCTTCAACTGTGACCCAGCAGGTAACTGACAGTGCTACAACAGGAG GCTCCTCTAGTTTCAGCATCCCAA gctctcctagtggttctcaaagccCCTCTGCCTATTGGCTTTCCCTAGGCCTTTCCAGCCCTTATGGTGGTTTCCagacacagccaggcacaaatcaaCTGGGCTCTGTTCCTGCTTCAACTGTGACCCAGCAGGTAACTGACAGTGCTACAACAGGAGACTCtcctagtggttctcaaagctcAACTGGCTATGGACTGTTTCAAGGACTTGTGAGCCAGTTTGGTAGTTCCCagacacagccag gcacaaatcaactgagttctgctcctgcttcaactgtgacccagcaggtaactgacagtgctacaacaggaggctctcctagtggttctcaaagctcAACTGGTTATGGACTGTTTCAAGGACTTGTGAGCCAGTTTGGTAGTTCCCagacacagccaggcacaaatcaaCTGAGTTTTGCTCCTGCTTCAACTGTGACCCAGCAGGTAACTGACAGTGCTACAACAGGAGGCTCCTCTAGTTTCAGCATCCCAAGCTCtcctagtggttctcaaagccCCTCTGCCTATTGGCTTTCCCTAGGCCTTTCCAGCCCATATGGTGGTTTCCagacacagccaggcacaaatcaaCTGGGCTCTGTTCCTGCTTCAACTGTGACCCAGCAGGTAACTGACAGTGCTACAACAGGAGGCTCtcctagtggttctcaaagctcAACTGGCTATGGACTGTTTCAAGGACTTGTGAGCCAGTTTGGTAGTTCCCagacacagccaggcacaaatcaactgagttctgctcctgcttcaactgtgacccagcaggtaactgacagtgctacaacaggag GCTCCTCTAGTTTCAGCATCCCAAGCTCtcctagtggttctcaaagccCCTCTGCCTATTGGCTTTCCCTAGGCCTTTCCAGCCCATATGGTGGTTTCCagacacagccaggcacaaatcaaCTGGGCTCTGTTCCTGCTTCAACTGTGACCCAGCAGGTAACTGACAGTGCTACAACAGGAG gctctcctagtggttctcaaagccCCTCTGCCTATTGGCTTTCCCTAGGCCTTTCCAGCCCTTATGGTGGTTTCCagacacagccaggcacaaatcaaCTGGGCTCTGTTCCTGCTTCAACTGTGACCCAGCAGGTAACTGACAGTGCTACAACAGGAGGCTCtcctagtggttctcaaagctcAACTGGCTATGGACTGTTTCAAGGACTTGTGAGCCAGTTTGGTAGTTCCCagacacagccaggcacaaatcaaCTGAGTTTTGCTCCTGCTTCAACTGTGACCCAGCAGGTAACTGACAGTGCTACAACAGGAGGCTCCTCTAGTTTCAGCATCCCAAGCTCtcctagtggttctcaaagccCCTCTGCCTATTGGCTTTCCCTAGGCCTTTCCAGCCCATATGGTGGTTTCCagacacagccaggcacaaatcaaCTGGGCTCTGTTCCTGCTTCAACTGTGACCCAGCAGGTAACTGACAGTGCTACAACAGGAGGCTCtcctagtggttctcaaagctcAACTGGCTATGGACTGTTTCAAGGACTTGTGAGCCAGTTTGGTAGTTCCCagacacagccaggcacaaatcaactgagttctgctcctgcttcaactgtgacccagcaggtaactgacagtgctacaacaggaggctctcctagtggttctcaaagctcAACTGGTTATGGACTGTTTCAAGGACTTGTGAGCCAGTTTGGTAGTTCCCagacacagccaggcacaaatcaaCTGAGTTCTGCTCCTGCTTCAACTGTGACCCAGCAGGTAACTGACAGTGCTACAACAGGAG GCTCtcctagtggttctcaaagctcAACTGGTTATGGACTGTTTCAAGGACTTGTGAGCCAGTTTGGTAGTTCCCagacacagccaggcacaaatcaactgagttctgctcctgcttcaactgtgacccagcaggtaactgacagtgctacaacaggag GCTCCTCTAGTTTCAGCATCCCAAGCTCtcctagtggttctcaaagccCCTCTGCCTATTGGCTTTCCCTAG GCCTTTCCAGCCCATATGGTGGTTTCCagacacagccaggcacaaatcaaCTGAGTTCTGCTCCTGCTTCAACTGTGACCCAGCAGGTAACTGACAGTGCTACAACAGGAGGCTCCTCTAGTTTCAGCATCCCAAGCTCtcctagtg GTTCTCAAAGCTCAACTGGCTATGGACTGTTTCAAGGACTTTCCAGCCCATATGGTGGTTTCCagacacagccaggcacaaatcaactgagttctgctcctgcttcaactgtgacccagcaggtaactgacagtgctacaacaggaggctctcctagtggttctcaaagctcAACTGGCTATGGACTGTTTCAAGGACTTTCCAGCCATGATGGTGGTTTCCagacacagccaggcacaaatcaaCTGAGTTCTGCTCCTGCTTCAACTGTGACCCAGCAGGTAACTGACAGTGCTACAACAGGAG GCTCCTCTAGTTTCAGCATCCCAAGCTCtcctagtggttctcaaagctcAACTGGCTATGGACTGTTTCAAGGACTTGTGAGCCAGTTTGGTAGTTCCCAGACACAGCAAGGCACAAATCAACTGAGTTCTGCTCCTGCTTCAACTGTAACCCAACAGTCTGCTGAGAGTGGACCATCCATTAGCCCTCCTGTTTCATTGTCCTCCAGTTTGAGTGGGTCTCAAAGCCCCTCTGCCTATTGGCTTTCCCTAGGCCTTTCCAGCCCATTTGGTGGTTTCCAGACACAGCCAGGAACAAATCAACTGGGCTCTGTTCCTGCTTCAACTGTGACCCAGCAGGTAACTGACAGTGCTACAACAGGAG GCTCCTCTAGTTTCAGCATCTCCAGCTCtcctagtggttctcaaagctcAACTGGCTATGGACTGTTTCAAGGACTTGTGAACCAGTTTGGTAGTACCCagacacagccaggcacaaatcaaCTGAGTTCTGCTCCTGCTTCAACTGTGACCCAACAGTCTGCTGAGACTGGACCATCCATTAGCCCTCCTGTTTCATTGTCCTCCAGTTTGAGTGGTTCTCAAAGCTCAACTGGCTATGGACTGTTTCAAGGACTTTCCAGCCATGATGGTGGTTTCCagacacagccaggcacaaatcaaCTGAGTTCTGCTCCTGCTTCAACTGTGACCCAGCAGGTAACTGACAGTTCTACAACAGGTGGGTCCTCTAGTTTCAGCATCCCAAGCTCtcctagtggttctcaaagccCCTCTGCCTATTGGCTTTCCCTAGGCCTTTCCAGCCCATATGGTGGTTTCCagacacagccaggcacaaatcaaCTGGGCTCTGTTCCTGCTTCAACTGTAACCCAGCAGGTAACTGACAGTGGTACAACAGGAGGCTCtcctagtggttctcaaagctcATCTGGCTATGGACTGTTTCAAGGACTTGTGAGCCAGTCTGGTAGTTCCCagacacagccaggcacaaatcaaCTGAGTTCTGTTCCTGCTTTAACTGTGACCCAACAGTCTGTTGAGAGTGGACCATCCATTAGCCCTCCTGTTTCATTGTCCTCCAGTTTGAGTGGTTCTCAAAGCCCCTCTGCCTATTGGCTTTCCCTAGGCCTTTCCAGCCCATATGGTGGTTTCCAGACACAGCAAGGCACAAATCAACTGAGTTCTGCTCCTGCTTCAACTGTGACCCAGCAGGTAACTGGCAGTGCTACAACAGGAGGCTCtcctagtggttctcaaagctcAACTGGCTATGGACTGTCACAGCAAGGCACAAATTATTTGGGCTCTGTTACTGCTTTAACTAGTAGCTCTGCTTCCAGTGCATTTCAAAGCCAAACTTTGTCTCAAGAACAGAGCCATAATGTACAGCAACTTGGGACCTTCAATCAGATGCTTCCTGCTTTTTGGTTTGGCCACCAGTCTTGTAAAAATAACGTGTTCAGTGGTTCTTCCAATATTTCCAAGCTTACCTCACATTAA